In the genome of Enterococcus sp. DIV2402, the window ATAGCTTCCATTATGATGTTCGTAAAAATCCGACACCTTTTGAAAAACTAGATTTCGAAAAAGATTATCCGTACTATTGTAGCGGTGGCTTTATTCATTACTGTGAATACCCCATTCTACAACAAAATCCGAAAGCCTTAGAAGCTGTGTGGGATTATTCTTATGAACGTGTTGGCTATTTGGGAACCAATACGCCCATTGACCATTGCTATGAATGTGGGTATGAAGGAGATTTCAAACCAACCGAGCGTGGTTTTCAATGCCCGCAATGTGGCAATCATGATCCAAAAACCTGCGATGTAGTAAAACGAACATGCGGGTATCTAGGCAATCCACAAGCACGCCCAATGGTACATGGACGCCACAAAGAAATTTCTGCACGTGTTAAACACATGAAATAAGGACGTGATAATATGAGAAACCCACAACCCAAAGAATGGTGCAGTGAAGACTATAGTCAACAACGGATTGCTGATTATAAGCCGTTTAATTTTGTCGATGGTGAGGGAGTTCGTAATAGTTTATACGTCAGCGGTTGTCTTTTTGCTTGTGAAGGTTGCTTCAATAAAGCCGTACAAAATTTCCGCTACGGTACACCGTATACTTTGGAATTAGAAAATCAAATTATTGCAGACCTCTCTCACGATTATGTTCAAGGACTTACTTTATTAGGTGGCGAACCTTTTTTAAACACGGCTGTTTGCCTCCAATTAGTTCAACGCGTTCGGGAAACGTTTGGAATGAAAAAAGATATCTGGAGTTGGTCAGGATATACATTTGAAGAACTTTTGCAAGAAACTGATGATAAATTGGCTCTATTGCAACAAATCGATATTTTAGTTGATGGTCGTTTTGAATTAAGTAAACGTAATCTCAATTTACAATTTCGTGGTAGCAGTAATCAACGAATTCTTGATGTCCCCAAATCATTAGCAGCTGGTAAAGCAGTGATTTGGGAAAAATGTATCGATGCCGAACAACAATATGAACAAATTAAAAAGCAAGCGCTCATTTAGTGCTTGCTTTTTTCATAAGGATCTCCAGTTTCCCACAGAGGTAACACGATATTTTCATAAGTCAATGGATCCAAGTTAGTGACTGTCACACCTAATAAACGAATCCCCTTTTCAACGCCCAGAATTTCTTCCCAAATTAAACTAGCTTGCGAAAAAATCTCTTCCTTGCGATAGACGTATTCAAGCAAGGTAACCCGCTTAGTAATCGTGGTATAATCTGCATAGCGAATTTTCACAACAACCGTCTTGCCGTGTTTTTGTTCTTTTTTTAAGGATTCAGCTACTGCATTCGACAATTGGCGTAATTGAGCTAGACATTCGTCTTCTGTCGCTAAAGGTTGCCCATAGGTATTTTCTTTGCCTATCGATTTTCGTTCACGTGAAATATTTACCGGTGCATTGTGAATACCACGGACTTTGCGATACAAGGAATAACCCATTTTGCCAAAATGCTGCATCAGCTCTGCCTCACTACGTTCATGTAAGTCTGCTCCTGTAAAAATACCTAATTCATGCATTCTAGGAACGGTCTTTTTCCCGACACCATGAAATTTTTCAATCGGTAATTTTTTTAGAAAAGTAACAGCATCTTGAGGCATTACAACGGTCAAGCCTCGTGGTTTTTCAAAATCTGAAGCTAATTTGGCTAAAAATTTATTGTAACTGACCCCTGCTGAACAAGTAAGCTGAACTTCTTGCCAAATATCATGCTGAATTAATTTGGCAATTTTAATAGCTGATGTACTTTGAATTTTATTTTCAGTCACATCCAAATACGCTTCATCAATCGAAACGATTTCGACTAAATCTGTATAACGGTAAAAAACCGCACGCACTTGCCGAGAAATTTCTCGATATTTTTGGTGATTTCCTGGAACAAATAGCGCATGTGGACACAGCTCATACGCTTTTTGCGCACTCATAGCCGAATGTATGCCATATTGGCGTGCTAAATAATTCGCTGTTGTAACCACACCACGTCCCCCGGTATCACTTGGATGACGAGCAATCACTAACGGATGCTTCGCCAGTTCCGGTTGGTCACGTTCTTCTACTGATGCAAAAAAAGCATCCATATCAATATGTATAATTTTACGGGATGTATCATTTTTTAATGGAAACTGCAATCCGGTCATCAGGCTCACCTCTCTTCCATTATATACGAACGAACATTCCCCTGCAAATATCCTTACGTTGTTTGTTCCTAAAAAAATAGCCTAGGCATACCTGCCTAGACTTCATTTAATCCATGATAATCATTGTACACGACTTGCTTTTTCAAGCTATTTTTCTTGGCAATTTCTTTAATTGCTAGATTTGGTTTCATTCCATCAGCAATTAAAGCTTCGACTTGCTCGGTAATGGTTCCAACAATTTCTTCTGCTGGCGCTTCTTCGGTTGCACCGGCAACCATCAAGCAACATTCGCCTTTGACAGGCGTCTCATCAAGATATTCTTTTAATTCTGCTAAGGTTCCTCGTAAATATTCTTCATGAATTTTGGTCAATTCACGACAAACAACTGCTTGACGATTCGGACCAAAAGCTTCCATCATGTTTTCGATAGTTGTTCCTAAACGATACGGCGATTCATAAAAAATCATGGTTGCTTTTTGATACTTGAGTGTTGCCAGTTCTGCTAGCTGTTCTTTCTTTTTACGTTTTAAAAAGCCATAAAAATAATTTGGCTGTGGCGTCAGTCCAGAAGCAATCAAAGCTGTCAAACCAGCAGTGGGACCAGGCAAAGCAACCACCGAAATTTCTTCTTCAATACATGCCAACACTAGTTCATGACCAGGATCACTAATCGAGGGCATGCCTGCATCACTAACTTGCGCGATGGATTTACCCTCTTTTAAATATTCAACTAGTTGGGGAACCCGCTCTTTATAATTATGTTCATGTAAACTTTTTTGCGGTACTGTAATTTCAAAATGATTCAATAGCTTTTGAGTATTACGAGTGTCTTCACTGGCAATTAAATCCACCGCTTGTAATGTTTTTACACTGCGAAAGGTCATATCTTCTAAATTGCCAATCGGTGTCGGAACTAAATATAGTATCCCAACTGTCTTATCTTTAAAACTCCGCTGTTTCTTCAACTTGTTCACTCCTTAAAATAAAAAGACTGAGCAAAAATTTCTGCCAGTCTCTTATCTTATTTGCCACTTTCGCGATAAATTACTTCTAAACAAAACGCACACGGTTCATCGTGCTCACGTCTTGATCCATATAAATCATAACAAACGTGGAAACCTTCTTCGTAAATTTTTTCTAAATTCATGCGTGATTTTGATAATGCCGATGAATTTTCTTGTTTCGCCTTGCCTGACGGCTGCTCATTTGCTTGATTTAATTCACGGATATGCTCACGCAAACGCTGATTTTCTAACTCCAGTGTGGCATTTTTTTCCACAACTTCTTGTAGAGAATCTTTCATTTCCGCAAGATTTGTTAATAAGTTTTGTAAATCACTCTCAAAATCATTCAATCCATCATATATCGAACGCTTATCCATTGACATTAGCTTCACCTGCTTTGGCAACTTCTTTTATCTCTTCGTAATCATATTCCACAGGCGTTTCTTTCCCGAATAGTCGTACTTTGATGACACGACTTAATAAGTTTAAGCCGACTACACGACCTTTGCCGTCGGGGGTTACAATTTCAGTACCAAAATCAGGTAATTCTTTTTTCGCTGCTTCATATTCATCATTTTCATAGTTTAAACAACACATTAAACGACCACATAAACCAGAAATCTTTGTTGGATTTAAAGATAAGCCTTGGTCTTTTGCCATTTTAATGGACACTGGGACAAAATCGCCTAAAAAAGTTGAACAACATAATTGACGACCACAAGGACCAATTCCACCTAAGATTTTTGCTTCATCACGGACGCCGATTTGACGTAATTCAATTCGTGTACGGAAGATAGCGGCTAAATCTTTGACCAATTCTCTAAAATCAATTCGCCCGTCTGCAGTAAATTGGAATATCATTTTGCTACGATCAAATGTATATTCGACATCGACCAATTTCATTTCTAATTTATGCTCACGAATTTTATTTTTACCAATTCGTAAAGCTTCTTTTGCATCTTGTTTATTCTTTTCATCTTGTTGCAACTCAGAAGCTGTTGCGCGATGGATGATTGGTTTAATGTCATCCGGCAAATCTTCTGCGGCCATCTCTTTATTAGGGATAGCAACAGTCGCTATATATTTCGCTTGCTGGGATTCCACCAAGACCTTATCGTTATATAAAAATTCAGTTTCACCAGGAGAAAAATAATAGATTCGTCCAGCTTGTCGGTAACGAACACCCACTACTTTAACCATGTGTCTCCTCCTTTCTTATGGACTTATTTCAGGTAATGATCCGCAATGCCAACTGTTCAGCGACACCTTGAAAAGAAACATTTGCTTCTAATTTTTGTTGAGCTTGTAAAATCAGCTCCAATTCACGATTCAATCCATCTACATGAAGTCCTTGAGTCAAAAATTGGTTGCGCTCACGTTGAAAATAAAACGACAATATCGCTAAAACTTGACGTTGTTGTGTTTTTTCTTTTGTGATTGCCAATAATTTTTTCTGTACAAAAACAAAACTTTGAGGATCTTTCTTTCGCAAGTAGTCAAACCACGTTGAAACAATGTCCTTAGCACCATTAAACCATTCATCTTGAGAGATTTCAACTGCTTTGTCGTAACTATTTGTCAGACTAGCAAGAAGTTCTGCCGTCTGTTGACCAATTCCATCATTTTGTAATTTTTCACGTAATTTTCCTTTGGGAAGTGGCGAAAAATGAATAATTTGGCAACGTGATTGAATGGTTGGCAAAATTCTGCCTAAACTATCCGTCTCTAAGATTGCTAAGAAACTACCAGGTGGCTCTTCTAAAAATTTAAGTAAACTATTCGCTGCACTCGCATTCATTTTTTCTGCTTGTTGAATAATAAATACTTGCTGACGTTGCTCAAAACCACTTTTGGAAAACTCCGCTTGTAATTGACGAATTTGATCGACTTTAATACTCTGACCATCAGGGGTAATCGTCTGAACATTCGGATGTTCATTCATCTCAATACGCAAACAATTAATACATTGGTTACACGGTTCATTGTCTTGTCGTTGTTCACAAAAAATGTATTTTGCTAACCATGTACTCATTTCATGTTTGCCGGTCCCATTGTCCCCTTCAAAAAGATAAGCATGAGCCAAACGCTCATGCTCACCATTTTTTTTCATTTGAGAGTAGACAAGAGGTTGGTATTCGGCTAAAAACTTTCCTTCCTCCATACTAGCCCTCCTTAATATTGATGAAAACCTTCAACTGGTAAAACAAATACGGTTGAGCCACCAACTTCTACTTCAACTGGATATGGAACTTGTCCATCCAATGAAACATCTAAAGACATTGGTGTTGACACATATTGCTTTCTTGATTGGCATGTTTTCTTGATCAATTCTAGTGCTTCATCTACACGTTCATCTTCAATCCCGATAATAAAGGTGCTGTTACCTGCTTTCAAAAAACCACCTGTTGAAGATAGTTTTGTTGCACGAATATTCGCATCAATAAATTCGTTTGCTAAACGGTTGCTGTCTTTGTCTTGAACGATTGCCATAATTAGTTTCATGTTCTCATCTCCTTAGTTTTTATGATAATTAAAAATATTGTGGGTAAGCTTCGACAATAGCAGAATAGCTTGTTTCGACCACATCAGGTAAACTCATACGTGCGTCCACTCGATGAATACGGAATGGATTTTCTTCCGCTAATTTTAAATAAGCGTGACGAACCCTTTGATGAAATTCTAACCCTTCAGAGTCCAATCGGTCAATTTGGTCGGCTCTGTTTTGTTGAATTCTTCTTAACCCTGAATCAGAATCAATATCTAAATAAAGCGTAAAATCTGGCGTTGTCCCTTCTGTTGCAAATTCGTTAATTGCAGCAATTTCTTCCATGCCAATCCGACGTCCTGCTCCTTGATAAGCTAATGAACTATCCACAAAACGATCACAGATAACAATTTTACCAGCATTTAACGCAGGTAAAATTACTTCAACTAAATGTTGACGGCGAGCCGCTGCATAAAGCAACGCTTCGGTACGTTCATCCATTTCATCATGTTCTGGATTGAGGATAATGTGACGAATTTTTTCCGAAATTCGGACACCTCCTGGTTCTCTTGTTTTTACAATACCTTTTTTAGCTATTAACTGTAAACGAGGGTACAGTTCATTGATGACGCTGGTTTTACCTGCGCCATCTGGTCCTTCAATTGTTATGAATAATCCATTCACTAGGGTTTCCTCCATCGATTCATTTTCTGAATAAACATTTCTATAATTCTCTTCTGCCTTCGACCGCTTTTAATAAAGTTACTTCGTCTGCATATTCAATGTCACTACCCACCGATAGCCCATGTGCCAGGCGTGTTACTTTGATGCCAGCCGGTTTGATTAAACGAGAAAGATACATCGCAGTTGCTTCTCCTTCAGTCGTTGCATTCGTTGCTAAGATAACTTCAGTCACCTCATCGTTATGCAAGCGTTGAATCAAACTGGGAATGTTGATATCTTCTGGTCCGGTTCCTTCCATTGGAGAAAGCACACCATGTAAGACGTGATATAGACCTCGATACTCGCGCATTTTCTCCAAAGCCATCACATCTTTTGGTTCTTCTACAACCAAAATCGTGCTACGATCACGGGTTGTATCTGAACAAATGCTACAAGGATCTTCTTCTGTAATATTCCCACATACACTACAAAAGGTCAAATCACGCTTGACACTTAATAATGATTTTGCAAATTCGTTGACGACTTCATCTTTCATATCAATCGTATGAAAAGCCAACCGAGTCGCAGTTTTTTGACCAATCCCTGGTAAATTCATATAACTAGCAATTAATCTTGCAATTGGTTCTGGATATTGCACAAGTCAAGACTCCTTTTTTTAGAATCCTGGGATTCCTTTTGTATATTTACCGATTGTTGCTTCGGTTTCTTTTTCAACCTTCGTTAATACGTCATTAACTGCCATTACAACTAAATCTTGTAACATTTCAGCATCTTCTGCGTCAATGATTGCTGGATCAATCACGATATCTTTAATTTTGCGGTCACCGGTTGCGGTAACTTTTACATAGCCGTTAGTAGCTTCCCCTTTAAATTCTGTGGCATTTAACACTTCTTGTTCTTCTGCCATTTTCTTTTGCATTTTTTGTACTTGTTTCATCATGCCTTGCATATTTCCCATGCCTCGCATCATTAGTCATCGCTCCATTTCTCATTTTCTCATTAATCTTCTTCAATTGTTGCTAAATCACCAAATAACTCTTGAGCTTTGGTCACTATTGTTTCATCTTCAGGTTCCTCTGGTACTAACGAAATATCCCCTGCTTCTTCAAATACTTCTTCCACTTCAATTTCGTGATCACTGGATAGAAATTCTTGCCGTAGTTCTGGCCAGCTATCAACCGTAATAAAAATTGGATCCGGTGCATAATCTGGAATCATTCGACTCAAATTATTATGCACGGCTAATCCAAATTCTGGGTCGTTCGCAGCTTTTTGACAAATAATTTCATAGTCAAATGCAATCACTAACCCAGTTGGACTAGCTGCTTTGGGTTCACTTGCACGCAAGATGGCTTTTTGAGTAATCGTCAAACTAGATAGCAAGTCTTCCCAAACCATTTTCACATTCACTAAATTTTGTTTGGTGGCTTCTTTTAACACACTAAAGACACGCTCTTTGGGAATACGATAGCCATTCATTTGCGGTTTTCGCTTAGGTGCTTTTGGTGTTTCCGGTTGTGCCGTTACGCCATTTTGCTTGAGTTGCTGTAGTTCTTGTCGTAAGCCTTGCAATTCTTTTTTTAATTGTTGGACTTCTTGATTATCAACGATTGCTTCCGCAGAGACGACACTAGCTGGTGTACCACCACTGGCTAATTTAACTGTCGCCACTTCTAAATAAATAGTTGGATTTGTCGTAAACCGTACATCATTTTGTGTATCATTTAAAATATCAATCCATTGATACAATTGTGGTGGTGCTGTATCTTTCGCAAGTTGCTGAAACTCTTCCGTTAGATACCCCGTTTTTTCGTTTAACAACTGTGGGGCTTGTTGATAAATCAATAAATCACGACAATAGACTAAAAGATTTTCCAATAAACGTCGAGCTTCTTTACCAGAGGCTAACATGTCACCTAACATTTCTAAAGCGCCAGCTACATTGTTTTGTGCACAGTACTGGATAAACTGATCCATCATTTCAAAGGTTAAACTTCCAGTTACCTCCATCGCATTTTGCATTGTAATTTTACCATCGCTAAAGGAAATTGCTTGGTCTAAAATACTCAATGCATCACGCATACCACCTTCAGCCGAACGAGCAATCACTTGCAACGCCTGATCTTCATAATCAATGTTGCTTTCAGCTAAAATATGTGCCAAATGCTCAACAATATCTTCTGTCCGAATTCGTTTAAAATCAAAACGTTGCGTCCGTGAGATAATTGTTGCTGGAATTTTATGAGGCTCAGTTGTTGCTAAGATAAAAATCACATTTTTTCGCGGTTCTTCCAACGTTTTTAACAAAGCATTAAACGCACCTGTCGAAAGCATGTGGACTTCATCGATGATATACACTTTATATTTCGCTTGCGTCGGTGCATAATTTGCCCGATCACGAATAAAGCGAATCTCTTCTACACCATTATTACTCGCAGCATCAATTTCAATAACGTCTTCTTGACTACCTGCTGTAATCGAACGACACATTTCACATTCATTACACGGTTCGCCATCTTGACTGTGCGGACAATTGACTGCTTTGGCAAGAATTTTTGCGGCACTGGTCTTTCCTGTTCCTCGTGGGCCTGTAAATAAATAGGCGTGAGAAATCTGATTTTGGATAATCGCATTTTTCAACGTTTGGGTAATCGCTTGTTGCCCGACAACATCGTCAAAGCGTTGCGAACGCCAGACGCGATAAAGTGCTTGATAAGCCAAACTTGCCCACCTCTTTTCAAAATTCGCTATCTATCATTATACGAAACTTTTGTAAAAAAAACTACCAACACGAAGGAACTCTCATTAACTTTTTTTACGACTTACGGCGGATACAAGAAATAATTCGTCTTGTGGTATAATTTGGTTATAGATGTTTAATAATAATTTTTAACTCACTAAAGGAGGAAACATCATGGGATTAATTAAAGCAGCAACAAGTACAATTGGTGGCGGTCTTGCTGACCAATGGCTAGAGATTATCGAACCAGATGATATGGGTGACACAACAGTAATGACAAAAGGTGTCAAAGTTAGAAAAGATAGTAAACGTGGATCCAACCGTAAAGGAACCGATGACGTAATTACGGATGGTTCAGTTGTTCATGTATATCCAAATATGATGATGCTTTTAGTTGATGGTGGAAAAATTATCGATTATACCGCAGAAGAAGGATATTATACTGTTCAAAATAATTCTGCACCATCCATGTTTAACGGTTCATTAAAAGCAGCCATTTCAGAAACATTTGACCGTTTCAAATTTGGTGGTGTGACCCCACAAAAACAACAAGTTTTCTATATTAATTTACAAGAAATTAAAGGCATTCGTTTTGGTACGTCTTCTCCGCTAAATTATTTTGATAATTTTTACAATGCGGAGTTATTTTTACGAACACATGGAACGTATTCTATTAAAGTAACTGATCCAATTTTATTTTACACAAATGCGATTCCGCGCAATAAAACACAAGTCGAAATCGATGATATTAACGAGCAATATCTAGCTGAATTTTTAACAGCCTTACAAGCAACTATCAACAAAATGTCTGCTGATGGCGAACGTATTTCTTATGTCCCTTCTAAAAGTATGGAACTAAGCAAATATATGAGTGATGTTTTAGATGATAGTTGGCGTGATTTACGTGGAATGGAAATTGTCGCTGTAGCAGTGGCAAGCATTTCTTACACAGATGATTCAGTTAAATTAATCAACATGCGTAACCAAGGTGCAATGTTAGGTGATGCCAACATTCGTGAAGGATTTGTACAAGGGTCAATTGCTAAAGGAATGGAAGCAGCAGGAAACAATCCTGGAGGCGCAGCACAAAGCTTTATGGGCATGGGTGTTGGGATGAATGCTGCTGGAGGTTTCTTTAATCAAGCTTCTCAAACGAATCAACAACAAATGCAACAGCAAGCAGCTAAACAAGAAAACACTTGGACTTGCCCAGATTGCGGTACTGAAAATACTGGAAAATTCTGTAGCAATTGTGGGACTGCAAAACCTGAAGCTAAAGCAGCAAGTGTTAAAATGAAATGTGCCTCTTGTGACGCAGTCGTTGATTTAACAAATGGCGTACCAAAATTCTGTCCAGAGTGTGGCAAACCATTCCAAGGAGTACCAATCTAAATTTAGGAGGTTGTTGGTATGGAAGTAATTACACATAAATGTCCGAACTGTGATGGTGCCTTAACTTTTGATCCTAGTGATCAAAAGTTTCACTGTCCCTATTGTTTAAGCGTATTCACAGAAGCAGAAGTGACGGCTTTTGAAGCTAGTCAAAAAGAAGCTCGTCTTGCAGATACAGATGATGTGACGGCACCCATTGAAGAAGAGCAAGAAGCCACCGATGACAGTGCTATGGATTTATTTCTCTGTCCAAGTTGTGGCGCAGAAATTGTAACGGATTCGACGACTGCTGCAACCTATTGTTATTTCTGCCACAATCCAGTCGTTCTTTCGGGGCGTTTGAGCGGAAAACTTTTACCAAATAAAGTCTTACCCTTTGCAGTAGAAAAAGAAGTTGCAACAGAAAATTTCTTAAAATGGGCACAGAAAAAATGGTTTGTTCCACGAGATTTTTTCAACAAAGATCAAGTAGAAAAATTAACAGGGGTTTATTTCCCTTATTGGGCGGTTGATGCAGAAGCAGACGGTGAACTTTCAGGAACGGCCACTTCCATACGAGTATGGCGAGTGGGCGATTTAGAATATACCGAAACTAAACAATATGATGTCTTGCGCAAAGGAAAATTATCTTTTAAAGAGTTAATTAAAAACGCCTTATCTAAAAATACGCAACAAAAAATGGTTGAAGGTGTTCAACCGTTTCAATTAGAAAAAGCCGTAGAGTTTAAAAATCAATATCTCGCAGGGTTTCAAGCAGAAAAACGAGATATTGAATACCCTGATATTGAAAATTCGGTACGGAATGAATTGGCAAATTATGGTGAAAACTTGTTGAGCAATTCCGTCAGTGGTTACACCAGCTTTAGACGAACCCATCAAAATTTTCAATTAACAAAAGAAGACAATCAGTATGTTTTACTTCCTGTTTGGTTAGTCACTTATCGTAGCAATGATCGCTCAAAAAAAGTTTTCTATTATGCGATGAATGGCCAAACTGGAAAAGTCAGTGGTGTCTTGCCAATTAGTTATAAAAAATTAGGTTTCACTACCGTGGGAATTTTTGCAGTGTTAGCTTCACTCTTTATGATTGCGGGGTATCTGATATGAAAAAATTCTTTTATCTCTTCACCCTATTTTTAGGTCTGTTTGTCTTTGTTGCTCCAAGTTATGCTGCAGAAGCAGTGAACGATGAAGCGGGATTATTTACTGAGCAAGAAATTCAAGAATTAAATCAATTAGCAGAAGAACTCAACGATAAAATTAAAGGTGAAGTTTTCATTCTTACCACTAATCGTAGCTATAGCGATCCAGAAGAATTCACCGATTTGTACCTAAGTAGCCAAATTGGAAATGATAATAATGGAATGGCCTTAATGGTCAATATGACTTATCGTGATTATCATATCTCTACTTCGGGAAACATGATTGATTATCTTACCGATCGACGAATTGAAAATATGAAAGAATCTATCCAAGAGTCTCTTTCAGCAGGAGATTACTTTACTGCCGCAAAAAATTATTTATCCGAAGCCAGTCAATATGTTTCTGATGGCGTACCTAGAGGCCATTATCGAATAGATCGTGAAACTGGTAAGATTACGTACTATAAAACCATAACCTTTTGGGAAGCTTTTTTTGCCTTACTTGCAGCAGCCATTCTTAGCACTGTATTCTTCTTTGTCATTAAGTCGAGATATCAATTAAAAATGGGTGGTTACCGCTATCCATACAATGAAAAATCTTCTTTAAAACTTAGTCAAAAAGAAGACCGTTTAACCAATTCTTTTGTCACTACCAGACGTATTCCTCGCAATACTTCAAGTGGTGGTGGCTCTGGTGGTGGCGGCGGTGGCAGCACGACTCATTCAACTGGTGGTGGTTCATTCGGTGGTGGCGGAGGAAAATTCTAAGAGAAGTCACATAGCCTTTCAAATATAATCCGAATTATCCATTAGCAATGCTAATTTTATAATAATTAGCATTGCTATATTAGTGATAGTTCGGTTATTTTTATTGATTATGATTGGCTTTTTTTGTAAATTTTCAGAATAATGACAATACTTAGAATTAGTGATATACTATCAAAAAATAAAGGAGTGGTCTTATGACAATTGATTGGAATAATTTAGGATTTGATTATATAAAAACACCTTGGCGCTTCATTGCTACTTGGCAAGATGGCACTTGGAATGAAGGCGAACTAACAGAAGATAATATCTTACATATTAGCGAATCTTCTCCAGCCTTGCATTATGGTCAACAATGTTTTGAAGGCTTAAAAGCATATGGTCGTAAAGATGGCGGCGTTAATTTGTTTCGCCCGGATGAAAATAGCAAACGTCTAAATCGTAGTGCGACACGTTTACGTATGCCACAAGTTCCAGAAGAATTATTTTTACAAGCAGTAAAAAAAGTTGTAAAAGCTAACCGCGAATTTGTTCCACCATATGGAACAGGAGCTTCATTATATATTCGTCCCTTACTAATTGGAGTTGGAGATATTATTGGTGTAAGACCTGCGGATAAATTTATTTTCACTGTTTTTTGTATGCCAGTTGGTCCATACTTTAAGGGTGGTTTAGCGCCCACAAACTTTATCGTTTCAGATTACGATCGTGCTGCGCCAAATGGTACTGGTGCAGCTAAAGTTGGTGGCAATTACGCTGCAAGTCTCCTTCCTGGTGAGGAAGCCCGTGAAAAGAATTTTTCAGATTGTATCTATTTAGATCCAGAGACACATACTAAAATTGAAGAAGTTGGTTCAGCAAACTTCTTCGGTATTACAAAAAACAATGAATTTATTACGCCAAAATCCCCTTCCATTCTGCCAAGTATTACTAAATATTCACTTTTATATTTAGCAGAACATACGTTAGGTTTGAAAGCTATTGAAGGTGATGTGCGTTTAGATGAATTAGATAAATTTGTCGAAGCAGGCGCGTGCGGAACCGCAGCTGTTATTTCACCAATTGGTGGCATTCAAACCCATGATGAGTTCCACATTTTTTATAG includes:
- a CDS encoding YbaB/EbfC family nucleoid-associated protein produces the protein MMRGMGNMQGMMKQVQKMQKKMAEEQEVLNATEFKGEATNGYVKVTATGDRKIKDIVIDPAIIDAEDAEMLQDLVVMAVNDVLTKVEKETEATIGKYTKGIPGF
- the dnaX gene encoding DNA polymerase III subunit gamma/tau, with amino-acid sequence MAYQALYRVWRSQRFDDVVGQQAITQTLKNAIIQNQISHAYLFTGPRGTGKTSAAKILAKAVNCPHSQDGEPCNECEMCRSITAGSQEDVIEIDAASNNGVEEIRFIRDRANYAPTQAKYKVYIIDEVHMLSTGAFNALLKTLEEPRKNVIFILATTEPHKIPATIISRTQRFDFKRIRTEDIVEHLAHILAESNIDYEDQALQVIARSAEGGMRDALSILDQAISFSDGKITMQNAMEVTGSLTFEMMDQFIQYCAQNNVAGALEMLGDMLASGKEARRLLENLLVYCRDLLIYQQAPQLLNEKTGYLTEEFQQLAKDTAPPQLYQWIDILNDTQNDVRFTTNPTIYLEVATVKLASGGTPASVVSAEAIVDNQEVQQLKKELQGLRQELQQLKQNGVTAQPETPKAPKRKPQMNGYRIPKERVFSVLKEATKQNLVNVKMVWEDLLSSLTITQKAILRASEPKAASPTGLVIAFDYEIICQKAANDPEFGLAVHNNLSRMIPDYAPDPIFITVDSWPELRQEFLSSDHEIEVEEVFEEAGDISLVPEEPEDETIVTKAQELFGDLATIEED
- a CDS encoding SPFH domain-containing protein: MGLIKAATSTIGGGLADQWLEIIEPDDMGDTTVMTKGVKVRKDSKRGSNRKGTDDVITDGSVVHVYPNMMMLLVDGGKIIDYTAEEGYYTVQNNSAPSMFNGSLKAAISETFDRFKFGGVTPQKQQVFYINLQEIKGIRFGTSSPLNYFDNFYNAELFLRTHGTYSIKVTDPILFYTNAIPRNKTQVEIDDINEQYLAEFLTALQATINKMSADGERISYVPSKSMELSKYMSDVLDDSWRDLRGMEIVAVAVASISYTDDSVKLINMRNQGAMLGDANIREGFVQGSIAKGMEAAGNNPGGAAQSFMGMGVGMNAAGGFFNQASQTNQQQMQQQAAKQENTWTCPDCGTENTGKFCSNCGTAKPEAKAASVKMKCASCDAVVDLTNGVPKFCPECGKPFQGVPI
- a CDS encoding TFIIB-type zinc ribbon-containing protein — translated: MEVITHKCPNCDGALTFDPSDQKFHCPYCLSVFTEAEVTAFEASQKEARLADTDDVTAPIEEEQEATDDSAMDLFLCPSCGAEIVTDSTTAATYCYFCHNPVVLSGRLSGKLLPNKVLPFAVEKEVATENFLKWAQKKWFVPRDFFNKDQVEKLTGVYFPYWAVDAEADGELSGTATSIRVWRVGDLEYTETKQYDVLRKGKLSFKELIKNALSKNTQQKMVEGVQPFQLEKAVEFKNQYLAGFQAEKRDIEYPDIENSVRNELANYGENLLSNSVSGYTSFRRTHQNFQLTKEDNQYVLLPVWLVTYRSNDRSKKVFYYAMNGQTGKVSGVLPISYKKLGFTTVGIFAVLASLFMIAGYLI
- a CDS encoding TPM domain-containing protein codes for the protein MKKFFYLFTLFLGLFVFVAPSYAAEAVNDEAGLFTEQEIQELNQLAEELNDKIKGEVFILTTNRSYSDPEEFTDLYLSSQIGNDNNGMALMVNMTYRDYHISTSGNMIDYLTDRRIENMKESIQESLSAGDYFTAAKNYLSEASQYVSDGVPRGHYRIDRETGKITYYKTITFWEAFFALLAAAILSTVFFFVIKSRYQLKMGGYRYPYNEKSSLKLSQKEDRLTNSFVTTRRIPRNTSSGGGSGGGGGGSTTHSTGGGSFGGGGGKF
- a CDS encoding branched-chain amino acid aminotransferase, giving the protein MTIDWNNLGFDYIKTPWRFIATWQDGTWNEGELTEDNILHISESSPALHYGQQCFEGLKAYGRKDGGVNLFRPDENSKRLNRSATRLRMPQVPEELFLQAVKKVVKANREFVPPYGTGASLYIRPLLIGVGDIIGVRPADKFIFTVFCMPVGPYFKGGLAPTNFIVSDYDRAAPNGTGAAKVGGNYAASLLPGEEAREKNFSDCIYLDPETHTKIEEVGSANFFGITKNNEFITPKSPSILPSITKYSLLYLAEHTLGLKAIEGDVRLDELDKFVEAGACGTAAVISPIGGIQTHDEFHIFYSETEVGPVTKKLYEELVGIQYGDRPAPEGWIFEVE